The DNA region GTTCTACCTGGTTTCGGCGGCCGGCGCGGCGCTGTTCTCGGCGCTGTTCTACTTCTGGGACCCGGCCAACTGGATCATCGGCGCCTCGGGAGCCACGTTCGGCCTGATGCTGGCGTTCGCGATGATTTGGCCGGAGATGGAGATCCACGTCTGGGGCATCTTTCCCATCAAGGCCAAGTGGCTCGTGGGCATCATGGCCTTCGTGGAGCTGCTGATCGCGGCCAGCGGATCCAGCGGCGGCGTGGCCACGCTGGCGCACTTGGGCGGCATGCTCACGGCGTTCCTGTACCTGAAGAGCCCGTGGGCGCCGCCGGCGTGGGGTGAGGTGCCGGCGTTCGCGCGCAAGAACCAGCCGAAGCGCGGCGCCATGGCGCTGGTGCCCTGGTCGGGTAAGAAGCCCGAGCCCGCGCGCACCCAGGCGGCCACGGCCACGCAGGTGAGGCCGGCCAACAAGAAGGCCGTCGCCGCCGCCGAGCGCGAGCTGCTGGACGACGTGGACCGCATTCTGGACAAGATCTCGTCCAAGGGCCTGGGCTCGCTCACGGATGAGGAGCGCAAGCGCCTGGACGAGGTAAGCCGGCGCTACCGCACGAACTGAGTCCCGTCGGCTCGGTAGAGTTCACGAGGCCCGCTCCCCATCCGGAGAGCGGGCCTCGACTCGTTTCGGCCGCGGGGCAGGGTGACCGTCCCCACGGAGTCTGTCGTCCAGAGGCCCAGGCGCACCGCATCCACCCACACATGCGGCCACGCGGGCCGAAGGATCTCGCCTGGGGAGCATCTCAACGCGGGGCACGGCAGCGACACGAATGCCGACCTCGCGCCGCTCACCGATCGATCCGCGCGCTTGATGTGGAAAAAGACGACCTTCCAGAATCGCGCAGGACGCACGATCCCAGGCACGCGAGGGTTCCGCATCGTCCTCGGGAGGGAATGCGGCTTGTAGGCCCATGGCGCGCGTTCTCTACTCAAACGGTGGGTCGAGGACAGTGATAGGGCGGGAAGATAGGGTGATGTGGGAGATTCGCGGTTGAAACCCGAGGTTTTCGCCCGATTCCGGCGAAAAGCCGAGGCGAATCGCGCTCCGTAACTTCTGCTTAACCATTGATCCGCGACGCGCGCGACGCGATGCCCGCTCCGCGATACGTTGGTTAACGCACGTTACCGCGCTGTAGATAGGGCGTCGGACACCGCGATGCCCTCGATCAGGTTGGTTAACGCGCGTTGACTCAGGCCCTCTGCCCGCGTGATTCCAGCGAAATGGAAGGATGCGAGGCCGTGGAGCATTGCCCAGAAGCTCAGCGCCATTCCGTCCGGATCGCCCTCCGCCAGCACGCCCGCATCCATCCCCTCCCGCACGCGATCGCGCAGGAAGCGCCGCACGGCTGCACGCTGGCGGTGCAGGGGAGACTCTTCCGCGCCATCCGCCCCGGGTTCGAACAGGGCGCGGTAGGCCTG from Longimicrobium sp. includes:
- a CDS encoding rhomboid family intramembrane serine protease, encoding MAYRDSYAGGGFGGGAATPWVKRLLIANAAVFVVAFILADVLGYGRQVLDLVAFGPTRFITRPWTLLTYAFVHLGIGHILGNLLVLFFFGPPLEERWGSRAFIKFYLVSAAGAALFSALFYFWDPANWIIGASGATFGLMLAFAMIWPEMEIHVWGIFPIKAKWLVGIMAFVELLIAASGSSGGVATLAHLGGMLTAFLYLKSPWAPPAWGEVPAFARKNQPKRGAMALVPWSGKKPEPARTQAATATQVRPANKKAVAAAERELLDDVDRILDKISSKGLGSLTDEERKRLDEVSRRYRTN
- a CDS encoding TetR-like C-terminal domain-containing protein — translated: YRHFADKDAILREVTGEGSRLLGSHLFRALEAPTAMERLRATADAYLEFAIAQPQAYRALFEPGADGAEESPLHRQRAAVRRFLRDRVREGMDAGVLAEGDPDGMALSFWAMLHGLASFHFAGITRAEGLSQRALTNLIEGIAVSDALSTAR